The DNA window ATCAATGAGGCCGCGATCGGTCGCAAGTCCTCCGGAAAAGTCACCGGGGGGACATTCACGTTGAGTCCGATCCCAATGACCACGACCGGGTCATTAGTTGTGGCGAAGCTGCTCTCGCAGAGAATTCCGCCGACTTTGCGATCATGGAGAAGCAGGTCGTTCGGCCACTTCAGCGAAAGGGATATAGCCGCCATCTGTTGAACGGCCTCGGTCACGGCAAGTGCGCTGACGAGCGGCACCCAGGATAGCCATTGCGAAAGGGAAAGACTTTGCCCCGTCCCTCGTATGATGACAGAGCAATAGATGTTCAGCCCAGGCGGAGAGAACCAGGTGCGCCCATGTCGGCCGTAGCCGCCGGACTGGCTCTCAGCAATGACGACGGTGCCGTGCGGTGCGCCCGCTCGAACCAGTGAAGCCGCCTCGGTGTTGGTTGAGGGCAAATCTTGGTGGAGATACAAGACGTGACCAAGTGATGTGGTCGCAAGGGTACTACGAATACTATCGATATTGAGTAGGGTGGCGGACAGCATCGACTACACACGCGGGCGTCGTGGAGGCCGAGCCAAGGTCGTGACAAGGCTGACCGTTACTGCCGGAGCAGAATGGGTGAGGGCTCCGATGGAGATGCGATCGGCGCCCGCTGCTGCCATGGCTCGGACGTTCTTAAGAGTGATGCCGCCCGACACTTCCACCAGGGCTTGCTTCTTGATCAATGCCACGGCACGTCGAACCAAGTCCGGAGCCATGTTGTCCAGGAGAATAATATCGGGCTTTCCTGCGAGCGCCTGTCGAACATCAGAGAGAGATTCTACCTCGACAATAATCGGGAGCATGCTTGACCGATGAGCATGTGCCGATCGGCATGCCCGTTCAACCGGTCGTCGGTTGCGTCGGAGGAGGGCCAGATGGTTATCTTTGATCAAAATGCCATCACTTAGTGATCGGCGATGGTTGATCCCACCGCCGAGCGAAACGGCCCACTTCTGAAGTGCGCGCCAGCCCGGAAGCGTTTTCCTGGTATCCAGGATCTTGGCAGGGTAGCCGCGCACGGCTCGGCAGAACCGTTGCGTTAAGGAGGCGATCCCGGACAGGTGTTGAAGAAAATTCAGGGCGACCCGTTCGGCCCGTAGGATGGACCGCCCATCGCCTTCGATATGCAAGAGTACCTCTCCATTCATAGCTCGGTCGCCGTCGTGTTTGACGACCGACAGCCGCAGGGAAGGATCGACCAGGAGAAAGGTCTGAACCGCTGCGGCCATTCCGGCCACAACCACCTGTTGTTGCGCGATGATCTCGGCGCGAGCAGGCACCGGAGAGGGGAAAAGCGATGCTGTCGTGGCATCTCCCTGAGCCAGGTCTTCTTCAAGTCCCTGACGTACGACTCGCCGGATGTCTGCGGCAGGGAGGGTGGCCATCTGTCAGGTTGCGGACATAGCACGGAGCTGCCGTTCGCTCTCGGCCAGGAATGCACGATCGCGCGACAGCGTCTGCACTCGCTTCTGATGCTCGGCAATCACGTCGGGCGGAGCTTTCGACACGAACTCGGTATTTTTGAGTTTCCCCTCGACGCGCTGCAATTCCTTGTCGTTCTCCGTGAGTTGTTTTGTCAGGCGCTCAATTGCTTTCTTCAGGTCGACGTCCTCGGCGACTGCGATGCCTACCGAGAGGCCTTCCAGAACAAGTCT is part of the Nitrospira sp. genome and encodes:
- the nadC gene encoding carboxylating nicotinate-nucleotide diphosphorylase, translating into MATLPAADIRRVVRQGLEEDLAQGDATTASLFPSPVPARAEIIAQQQVVVAGMAAAVQTFLLVDPSLRLSVVKHDGDRAMNGEVLLHIEGDGRSILRAERVALNFLQHLSGIASLTQRFCRAVRGYPAKILDTRKTLPGWRALQKWAVSLGGGINHRRSLSDGILIKDNHLALLRRNRRPVERACRSAHAHRSSMLPIIVEVESLSDVRQALAGKPDIILLDNMAPDLVRRAVALIKKQALVEVSGGITLKNVRAMAAAGADRISIGALTHSAPAVTVSLVTTLARPPRRPRV
- a CDS encoding biotin--[acetyl-CoA-carboxylase] ligase; translated protein: MLSATLLNIDSIRSTLATTSLGHVLYLHQDLPSTNTEAASLVRAGAPHGTVVIAESQSGGYGRHGRTWFSPPGLNIYCSVIIRGTGQSLSLSQWLSWVPLVSALAVTEAVQQMAAISLSLKWPNDLLLHDRKVGGILCESSFATTNDPVVVIGIGLNVNVPPVTFPEDLRPIAASLIEASRRPIDRNRLIAQLLLEVEHGLEELRTHGVVRLHQAYTTRCATLGRRVRVRFTNDRAIVGIAEALSPDGALQVNPLSSPSPSQPRSLVEVRAADVVHLRE